The Amycolatopsis mongoliensis genome includes a window with the following:
- a CDS encoding class I SAM-dependent methyltransferase: MEDGELVGVQKTLTPVLRAKALDNRLPDPILGDHYAEEAMRRLDPDYDHRRFGTSQLGLAAVVRAKAHDDWARSFLAEHSDAVVLHLGCGLDARVYRIDPPATVDWYDLDYPAIIELRQQFLPPREHCTLIGSGVTDLTWLDRIPRGRPVLMIAEGLVPYLTEADVRRLLAGVVDAFPSGQIQLDTVSVWAWRTSKWDPTLRRYGTRFRCGFDDPAALAGWHPRLEYVDEAPMNDSPLLMAKAPANVRRMYRILNLLPGMKRSSRIVRFRF; encoded by the coding sequence GTGGAAGACGGCGAACTCGTCGGAGTGCAGAAGACCCTCACCCCGGTGCTCAGGGCCAAGGCACTGGACAACCGGCTGCCGGACCCGATTCTCGGCGACCACTACGCCGAGGAGGCGATGCGCCGCCTCGACCCCGACTACGACCACCGCAGGTTCGGCACCAGCCAGCTGGGCCTCGCCGCCGTCGTGCGGGCCAAGGCCCACGACGACTGGGCCCGGAGCTTTCTCGCCGAGCACTCCGACGCGGTGGTGCTGCACCTGGGCTGCGGCCTCGACGCCAGGGTGTACCGGATCGACCCGCCCGCCACCGTCGACTGGTACGACCTCGACTACCCCGCCATCATCGAGCTGCGGCAGCAGTTCCTGCCGCCACGGGAGCACTGCACGCTGATCGGCTCCGGCGTCACCGACCTGACCTGGCTGGACCGCATCCCCCGCGGCCGGCCGGTGCTGATGATCGCCGAGGGCCTGGTGCCCTACCTGACCGAAGCCGACGTCCGGCGCCTGCTGGCCGGCGTCGTCGATGCCTTCCCCTCCGGGCAGATCCAGCTCGACACGGTGTCGGTCTGGGCGTGGCGCACCTCGAAGTGGGACCCCACGCTGCGCAGGTACGGCACCCGGTTTCGCTGCGGCTTCGACGATCCGGCCGCGCTGGCCGGCTGGCACCCGCGGCTCGAATACGTCGACGAGGCACCGATGAACGATTCACCGCTGCTGATGGCCAAGGCGCCCGCGAACGTGCGCCGCATGTACCGCATCCTGAATCTGCTGCCGGGCATGAAACGGTCCAGCCGCATCGTGCGGTTCCGGTTCTGA
- a CDS encoding peptidase inhibitor family I36 protein, which yields MTVTGVAAAGSGTPVALPAAVLASCPANSVCLYEHKDFGGTVLAIPAGAAYADLRAFACSGCRSSKHNNNDGTWSDQLSSWVNNTGQVYCWYWDENYVGRNDTLMNAGTALSYVGKNPNDQASSLAPC from the coding sequence TTGACGGTCACGGGTGTCGCCGCGGCCGGGTCCGGGACCCCGGTCGCGCTGCCGGCCGCCGTGCTCGCCTCCTGCCCGGCGAATTCGGTTTGCCTGTACGAACACAAGGACTTCGGGGGAACCGTGCTGGCCATCCCGGCCGGTGCGGCCTACGCGGACCTCCGCGCCTTCGCCTGTTCGGGATGCCGCAGCTCCAAGCACAACAACAACGACGGAACCTGGTCCGACCAGCTGAGCTCGTGGGTCAACAACACGGGACAGGTGTACTGCTGGTACTGGGACGAGAACTACGTCGGCCGCAACGACACCCTCATGAACGCGGGCACGGCGCTCAGCTACGTCGGCAAGAACCCGAACGACCAGGCTTCCTCCCTCGCTCCCTGCTGA
- a CDS encoding DUF742 domain-containing protein: MTRSALDGEDPDRLYTVTGGRSSADDIDLDLVTLIVRESEPSAGMQSEHVRILEIAAKPTSVVELSSYLSLPVSVIKILLADLLATGKVSARHPSSAQAAGRTSDSEFLKKVLVGLRNL; encoded by the coding sequence GTGACCCGCTCGGCGCTCGACGGGGAAGACCCGGACCGGCTCTACACGGTCACGGGCGGGCGCAGCAGCGCGGACGACATCGACCTCGACCTCGTCACGCTGATCGTCCGGGAGTCGGAGCCGTCGGCGGGCATGCAGTCCGAGCACGTCCGGATTCTCGAGATCGCCGCGAAACCGACGTCCGTCGTCGAGCTGTCGTCCTATCTGTCGCTCCCGGTGAGCGTGATCAAGATTCTGCTCGCGGACCTGCTGGCCACGGGCAAGGTGTCCGCCCGCCATCCGTCGTCGGCCCAGGCCGCGGGACGGACCTCCGACTCGGAATTCCTCAAGAAGGTGCTCGTTGGACTCCGCAATCTCTGA
- a CDS encoding RICIN domain-containing protein: protein MRQLIQRHGRKFAAATAVSAALAVGTALPAHAAPTVYRITTVATLAVDVAGSSSDSGAAVIQWPINNGQNQEWTLVGKSYGSWLVNYRTGKCLSVSGASTSAGAPLVQYPCGDVAHEEWALEPVNSGTAYVLRNANSHQVIDVPGGTGNWGTQLEQWPSNGNPNQYFWFQSVA, encoded by the coding sequence ATGCGCCAGCTGATCCAGCGTCACGGCCGCAAGTTCGCCGCCGCCACCGCCGTCTCGGCCGCCCTGGCCGTGGGCACGGCCCTGCCCGCGCACGCCGCGCCCACCGTCTACCGCATCACCACCGTCGCCACGCTCGCCGTCGACGTCGCGGGGTCGTCCAGCGACAGCGGTGCCGCGGTGATCCAGTGGCCGATCAACAACGGCCAGAACCAGGAGTGGACGCTCGTGGGGAAGAGCTACGGCAGCTGGCTCGTCAACTACCGCACCGGCAAGTGCCTGAGCGTCTCCGGCGCGAGCACCTCGGCCGGCGCCCCGCTGGTCCAGTACCCCTGCGGCGATGTCGCCCACGAGGAGTGGGCGCTGGAGCCGGTCAATTCCGGCACCGCATACGTGCTGCGCAACGCCAACAGCCACCAGGTGATCGACGTGCCGGGCGGTACCGGCAACTGGGGGACCCAGCTCGAGCAGTGGCCTTCCAACGGGAACCCGAACCAGTACTTCTGGTTCCAGAGCGTGGCCTGA
- a CDS encoding DoxX family protein, translating into MNRLDIARDHVLGLFRIVLGFLFACHGAKTIFGILGAKAPAAVGLWPSWWAALIQLVGGTLVLLGIGTRIAALISSGSMAYAYFSVHVLTGIWPIQNGGEAAALFCWAFLLIAFTGPGRFALASAVSPSRAAAAAEPVEAETRA; encoded by the coding sequence ATGAACCGGCTCGACATCGCTCGTGACCACGTGCTCGGGCTCTTCCGCATCGTCCTGGGTTTCCTGTTCGCCTGCCACGGCGCGAAAACGATCTTCGGGATCCTGGGCGCCAAGGCGCCCGCGGCCGTCGGGCTGTGGCCGAGCTGGTGGGCCGCGCTCATCCAGCTCGTCGGCGGCACGCTGGTGCTGCTCGGGATCGGGACCCGGATCGCCGCGCTGATCAGCTCGGGATCCATGGCCTACGCCTACTTCTCGGTGCACGTCCTCACCGGGATCTGGCCGATCCAGAACGGCGGTGAAGCGGCCGCCCTGTTCTGCTGGGCATTCCTGCTGATCGCCTTCACGGGACCGGGCCGGTTCGCGCTCGCTTCCGCCGTGTCGCCCTCACGTGCCGCTGCCGCTGCCGAGCCTGTCGAAGCCGAAACCCGGGCTTGA
- a CDS encoding roadblock/LC7 domain-containing protein, whose amino-acid sequence MTDSDKSLEWLLENLVGNTAGACHALVLSRDGLKLCHTRGLTVDRADQLAAIAAGVQALAHGASVEFGDGTGGVRNSMTEFHGGILFIVEAGVGSHLAVIATEDADVGLIGHNMDELVEQIGSVFTAPPRFAAADNPAS is encoded by the coding sequence ATGACTGATTCGGACAAGAGCCTCGAATGGCTCCTCGAAAACCTCGTCGGCAACACGGCAGGCGCCTGTCACGCCCTCGTGCTGTCCCGTGACGGCCTGAAGCTCTGCCACACCCGGGGCCTCACCGTCGACCGCGCCGACCAGCTGGCCGCGATCGCCGCCGGCGTCCAGGCGCTGGCGCACGGCGCGTCGGTCGAATTCGGCGACGGCACCGGCGGCGTGCGCAATTCGATGACCGAGTTCCACGGCGGGATCCTCTTCATCGTGGAGGCGGGGGTCGGCTCGCACCTGGCCGTGATCGCGACGGAAGACGCCGACGTGGGCCTCATCGGGCACAACATGGACGAGCTGGTGGAGCAGATCGGCTCGGTCTTCACCGCCCCGCCGCGCTTCGCGGCGGCCGACAACCCGGCTTCGTGA
- a CDS encoding cytochrome P450 → MTGYQTSTPADPIPAADRVRLYGPEFQKDPAALYARIRRQYGGVVPVLLDGDIPAWLLTGYREIHQVCQDSQLFARDTRRWNQWGNVPDDWPLLPYVMHNPSVMFTEAAEHRRRAGAIGDALSAVDQFDLGAHCERIADRLIDEFAGTGEADLIAQFAQQAPLLALAKMYGMPDSEAPALVRDVALSLDVGPEALPAYGRVQEAMARLVAVKHQQPGADVPTSMMQDPANLTDDEVVQDLLVVTAAAQQPTANWIGNTIRLMLTDSRFAMTLSGGRGSVGQALNEVLWHDTPTQNFIGRFATRDTVLSGVRVRQGDLVVLGLAAGNADPHARPDAASGALGNHAHMSFGHGEHGCPYPAPEVAEVIARTTVEVLLDRLPDLELAVPAENLVWRPSVWMRGLESLPVVFTPVHVAGPGVW, encoded by the coding sequence GTGACCGGTTACCAGACCAGCACCCCGGCGGACCCGATCCCCGCCGCGGACCGGGTCCGGTTGTACGGACCCGAGTTCCAGAAGGACCCGGCCGCGCTGTACGCCCGGATCCGGCGCCAGTACGGCGGGGTCGTCCCGGTGCTGCTCGACGGCGACATCCCCGCCTGGCTGCTGACCGGCTACCGCGAGATCCACCAGGTGTGCCAGGACTCGCAGCTGTTCGCCCGCGACACCCGCCGGTGGAACCAGTGGGGCAACGTCCCCGACGACTGGCCGCTGCTGCCGTACGTCATGCACAACCCGTCGGTGATGTTCACCGAGGCCGCCGAGCACCGGCGCCGGGCGGGCGCGATCGGCGACGCGCTGTCCGCCGTCGACCAGTTCGACCTCGGCGCGCACTGCGAACGCATCGCGGACCGGCTGATCGACGAATTCGCGGGCACCGGCGAAGCCGATCTGATCGCCCAGTTCGCGCAGCAGGCGCCGTTGCTCGCGCTCGCGAAGATGTACGGCATGCCCGACTCGGAGGCCCCCGCGCTGGTGCGGGACGTCGCGCTGTCGCTGGACGTCGGCCCCGAGGCACTGCCCGCGTACGGGCGCGTGCAGGAGGCGATGGCGCGCCTGGTCGCGGTCAAGCACCAGCAGCCGGGCGCGGACGTGCCGACGTCGATGATGCAGGACCCGGCGAACCTGACCGACGACGAGGTCGTCCAGGACCTGCTCGTGGTGACCGCCGCGGCGCAGCAGCCGACGGCGAACTGGATCGGCAACACCATCCGGCTGATGCTGACCGACAGCCGGTTCGCGATGACGCTGTCGGGCGGCCGGGGCAGCGTCGGCCAGGCCCTCAACGAGGTGCTGTGGCACGACACGCCCACGCAGAACTTCATCGGCCGCTTCGCGACCCGCGACACCGTGCTCAGCGGTGTCCGCGTCCGGCAGGGGGACCTGGTGGTGCTCGGGCTGGCGGCGGGCAACGCCGACCCGCACGCCCGCCCCGACGCGGCGTCGGGCGCCCTGGGCAACCACGCGCACATGTCGTTCGGCCACGGCGAGCACGGATGTCCCTACCCGGCACCGGAAGTGGCCGAGGTCATCGCCCGCACCACCGTCGAGGTCCTGCTGGACCGCCTCCCGGACCTCGAGCTGGCGGTCCCGGCGGAGAACCTGGTGTGGCGGCCGTCGGTGTGGATGCGGGGGCTGGAGAGCCTGCCGGTGGTCTTCACCCCGGTCCACGTCGCGGGACCGGGGGTGTGGTGA
- a CDS encoding LysR family transcriptional regulator translates to MFASVDTTRLAVFRQVVTCGSFTAAAAALGISQPAVSQHIARLEQEVGMQLLDRAGRGMRITYPGKVLLHHTEGLLSHLREATRELTALAHPDGGEVRMVTFPSAAATIVPPVVGTFRRALPKAKVLLSEADPAVALPRLLMGDADLALVYDYPAAGEPRDPRLRWEVVADDRMAVVLPAGHPLAATAEVPLAALAGEQWIAPNPCPCLDAFVGACRGARFDPDIVSMSNDYAAMIGLVSAGIGVAVVPRIMARAPLPATVAVRPLRDARISRSIAAVTRTTGYQPPATDRLVATLREELARLAVPGLQLDVRTAAELR, encoded by the coding sequence ATGTTCGCCAGCGTCGACACGACCCGGCTGGCCGTCTTCCGTCAGGTCGTCACCTGTGGCTCGTTCACCGCGGCGGCCGCCGCGCTCGGCATCAGCCAGCCCGCCGTGTCGCAGCACATCGCCCGGCTGGAACAGGAAGTCGGGATGCAGTTGCTGGACCGCGCCGGCCGCGGGATGCGGATCACCTACCCCGGCAAGGTGCTGCTCCACCACACCGAAGGACTGCTGAGCCATTTGCGGGAAGCGACGAGGGAACTGACCGCGCTCGCCCACCCGGACGGCGGCGAGGTGCGGATGGTGACGTTCCCGAGCGCGGCGGCCACGATCGTGCCGCCGGTCGTCGGCACGTTCCGCCGTGCGCTGCCGAAGGCGAAGGTGCTGCTCTCCGAAGCCGATCCCGCGGTGGCGCTGCCCCGCCTCCTCATGGGTGACGCCGACCTGGCGCTGGTCTACGACTATCCGGCCGCCGGCGAGCCCCGCGATCCGCGGCTGCGCTGGGAGGTCGTCGCCGACGACCGGATGGCCGTGGTCCTGCCGGCCGGCCACCCGCTCGCCGCCACGGCCGAGGTGCCCCTGGCCGCGCTGGCCGGCGAGCAGTGGATCGCCCCGAACCCCTGCCCGTGCCTGGACGCCTTCGTGGGCGCCTGCCGCGGCGCGCGGTTCGACCCCGACATCGTGTCGATGTCGAACGACTACGCCGCCATGATCGGCCTGGTGTCGGCCGGGATCGGCGTCGCGGTGGTGCCCCGGATCATGGCGCGGGCGCCCCTTCCGGCCACGGTGGCGGTGCGCCCGTTGCGCGACGCCCGGATCAGCCGGAGCATCGCCGCGGTCACCCGGACCACGGGCTACCAGCCCCCCGCCACCGACCGGCTGGTGGCCACGCTGCGCGAGGAGCTCGCCCGGCTCGCCGTACCCGGCCTTCAGCTCGACGTCCGGACTGCCGCGGAACTCCGCTGA
- a CDS encoding SMI1/KNR4 family protein has protein sequence MTSGDAGFGEIARAMADALRASAGTASSAATLQLRHTGGAVSCCAWTDVREHLSVDFGPIAQLLWDRPPAALEVRLDPGGRYTFTARPDVASVSPGRLVLDAGFRCPGHPRPGLPRLAAAEPAGAPTDPAVLAEVTRLTSEFAALYAGIKGDPPPWPSGRTEADLAAAEARIGVRLPEDLRALYLVADGDPRESGLLGPYSHDPLGELVDHYLDGEPGSYGWEDEPDDDGVVFETAPFGHVKRLSRNDWWVTFGSDRSGNYLAADLDPAERGRPGQVLDYGRDIYGPLRYVAESITAMLTEVVEALRAGKYEDPDDDGTYLFPETGLRDAATRSYSEVISNAAAVELPSAVAGLPGRELIQEVYLNDAGDVDLSAFGPLESLRSLSVNRAGAVTPAIGGLAALGSLRIDADRVALAAVAGHPVLWDLQLTGVGAPLDLTVLRTLPRLTRLGLERSAVPDWGPVCALPALRVLKVDADQVRDLLGSGHPLPRLAALFVSGRTTLREMSELCAAFGDGAPEGKVTEFSGVLP, from the coding sequence ATGACCTCTGGGGACGCCGGATTCGGCGAAATCGCGAGAGCCATGGCCGACGCCCTGCGCGCGAGCGCGGGCACCGCGTCGTCGGCCGCCACCCTGCAGTTGCGGCACACCGGCGGCGCCGTTTCGTGCTGCGCCTGGACCGACGTGCGAGAACACCTGTCCGTCGACTTCGGGCCGATCGCCCAGCTCCTGTGGGACCGCCCGCCCGCGGCGCTGGAGGTGCGGCTGGACCCCGGCGGCCGCTACACGTTCACCGCGCGGCCGGACGTCGCGTCGGTCTCGCCCGGGCGGCTCGTGCTCGACGCGGGGTTCCGCTGTCCCGGGCACCCGCGGCCGGGGCTGCCCCGGCTCGCGGCCGCCGAACCGGCCGGAGCGCCGACCGACCCGGCGGTGCTCGCCGAAGTCACCCGGCTGACCTCCGAGTTCGCCGCGCTGTACGCCGGGATCAAGGGCGATCCGCCGCCGTGGCCGTCCGGCCGGACCGAGGCCGACCTGGCCGCCGCCGAGGCGCGGATCGGCGTGCGGCTGCCGGAAGACCTGCGCGCGCTGTACCTCGTCGCGGACGGTGACCCGCGGGAAAGCGGCCTGCTCGGCCCCTACTCCCACGACCCCCTCGGCGAGCTGGTGGACCACTACCTGGACGGCGAACCCGGCTCGTACGGCTGGGAAGACGAACCGGACGACGACGGGGTGGTGTTCGAGACGGCACCCTTCGGCCACGTGAAACGCTTGTCCCGCAACGACTGGTGGGTCACGTTCGGCAGCGACCGCTCGGGGAACTACCTCGCGGCGGACCTCGATCCCGCCGAACGGGGGCGCCCGGGCCAGGTCCTGGACTACGGCCGGGACATCTACGGCCCGCTGCGGTACGTGGCGGAGTCGATCACCGCCATGCTCACCGAGGTCGTCGAGGCGCTGCGGGCCGGCAAGTACGAGGATCCGGACGACGACGGGACGTACCTGTTCCCCGAAACCGGACTCCGGGACGCCGCGACGCGGTCGTACTCCGAGGTGATCTCGAACGCGGCCGCGGTGGAGCTGCCGAGCGCGGTGGCCGGGCTTCCCGGGCGCGAGCTGATCCAGGAGGTCTACCTCAACGACGCCGGCGATGTCGACTTGTCGGCGTTCGGGCCTTTGGAGTCGCTGCGGTCGCTGAGTGTCAACCGCGCCGGCGCGGTGACCCCGGCGATCGGCGGGCTCGCGGCGCTGGGGTCGCTGCGGATCGACGCGGACCGGGTCGCGCTCGCCGCGGTCGCCGGGCATCCGGTGCTGTGGGATCTCCAGCTGACGGGCGTCGGCGCCCCGCTCGACCTCACGGTGTTGCGCACGCTGCCGCGCCTGACCCGGCTGGGCCTCGAAAGGTCGGCGGTGCCGGACTGGGGGCCGGTCTGCGCCCTGCCGGCCCTGCGGGTGCTGAAGGTGGACGCGGACCAGGTCCGCGACCTGCTCGGCTCGGGCCACCCGCTGCCCCGGCTCGCGGCGTTGTTCGTCAGCGGCAGGACGACGCTGCGGGAGATGAGCGAACTGTGCGCCGCGTTCGGTGACGGCGCCCCGGAAGGGAAGGTGACCGAGTTTTCCGGCGTGCTGCCCTGA
- a CDS encoding sensor histidine kinase, translated as MSERPPAQHREERESVGRAVIGVLVTAVVAAAIWTWISLSVSGAQGIVVAIAGAFTGIVACVAVFFALRRTDQVAHATGQVQAALAEAGQARELVRSHDGELARLLDETVPDVVRRLRGGTPADSVLAEVPRPADELHQRVLRLLVDEIAVGERRRAAATAACANAAGRLQALATSTLGDLREMENRSSDAMLGDLLKVDHSTAQAGRLADSIAVLTGARSGRRWTKPIRMESILRGALGRIGAYQRVRVHSASGVAVVGYAAEDVMHALAELMDNATKFSAPSEEVHVYVEDLHNGAVITIEDGGLGMKAQALVRAERAVSLDQPLDLTSMSGTRLGLAVVGCLARKHQLHVFFRPSSRGGIGVVMRIPTQLITQPRPEVLPDKEEPAVAWPGPDTSHEVAGDLTDVTELAEPSELPKRSRGQTLTAASRRPPSPTPSTTRAERDTGSRFGAFQQRRSGSAAPSRPTASPADTGEDA; from the coding sequence ATGTCGGAACGACCGCCCGCACAGCATCGGGAAGAACGCGAGTCAGTCGGCCGGGCCGTAATCGGGGTACTGGTCACCGCGGTCGTCGCCGCGGCGATCTGGACCTGGATATCCCTCTCGGTTTCCGGTGCTCAGGGGATTGTCGTCGCCATCGCCGGCGCGTTCACCGGGATCGTCGCGTGCGTCGCCGTGTTCTTCGCGCTGCGCCGCACCGACCAGGTCGCGCACGCGACGGGACAGGTCCAGGCCGCGCTCGCCGAGGCCGGCCAGGCCCGCGAACTCGTCCGGTCCCACGACGGCGAACTGGCCCGGCTGCTCGACGAGACGGTGCCGGACGTGGTCCGGCGGCTGCGCGGCGGCACGCCCGCCGACAGCGTGCTCGCCGAAGTCCCGCGCCCCGCCGACGAACTCCACCAGCGCGTCCTGCGGCTGCTGGTCGACGAGATCGCCGTCGGGGAACGGCGGCGCGCGGCCGCGACGGCCGCCTGCGCGAACGCCGCCGGCCGGCTGCAGGCGCTGGCGACCAGCACCCTCGGGGACCTGCGGGAAATGGAGAACCGGTCTTCCGACGCGATGCTCGGGGACCTCCTGAAAGTGGACCACAGCACGGCGCAGGCGGGCCGGCTGGCCGACAGCATCGCCGTGCTCACCGGCGCGCGCTCCGGCCGCCGCTGGACGAAACCGATCCGGATGGAGAGCATCCTGCGCGGCGCGCTCGGCCGCATCGGTGCTTACCAGCGGGTCCGGGTGCACTCCGCGAGCGGGGTGGCGGTGGTCGGTTACGCGGCGGAAGACGTCATGCACGCGCTCGCCGAACTCATGGACAACGCCACGAAGTTCTCGGCGCCGTCGGAGGAAGTCCACGTCTATGTCGAAGATCTGCACAACGGCGCGGTGATCACCATCGAGGACGGCGGCCTCGGAATGAAAGCGCAGGCCCTCGTCCGCGCCGAGCGCGCGGTGTCCCTCGACCAGCCGCTCGACCTCACCTCGATGTCGGGGACGCGGCTCGGCCTCGCGGTCGTGGGCTGCCTGGCGCGCAAGCACCAGCTGCACGTCTTCTTCCGGCCGTCCTCGCGCGGGGGGATCGGGGTGGTCATGCGCATCCCGACGCAGCTGATCACGCAGCCCCGGCCGGAAGTGCTGCCGGACAAGGAAGAGCCCGCCGTCGCGTGGCCCGGGCCCGACACGAGCCACGAGGTCGCCGGCGACCTGACCGACGTGACCGAGCTGGCCGAGCCCTCCGAACTGCCGAAGCGCTCGCGCGGGCAGACGCTGACCGCCGCGTCGCGCCGGCCGCCGTCGCCCACCCCGAGCACCACCCGGGCCGAGCGGGACACCGGTTCCCGGTTCGGGGCCTTCCAGCAGCGGCGCAGCGGCAGTGCCGCGCCGTCGCGCCCCACCGCCTCCCCGGCGGACACCGGCGAAGACGCGTGA
- a CDS encoding GTP-binding protein: MDSAISEQDERLPLADTATDGLKIVIVGGFGVGKTTMVRSVSEIRPLSTEETMTQAGIGVDQTRGVQAKTTTTVAFDFGRISLDEQMVLYLFGAPGQERFWFLWDSLFAGTLGAVVLVDARRLADSWYAIDRLEHHGTPFIVARNNFGPPKHSLDDVRAALDLADEVPLVDCDARDRDSSKQVLISLVDHLYTLSKVREGAS, from the coding sequence TTGGACTCCGCAATCTCTGAACAAGACGAACGGCTGCCCCTGGCCGACACCGCGACCGACGGCCTGAAGATCGTCATCGTCGGCGGCTTCGGCGTCGGGAAGACGACCATGGTCCGGTCGGTCAGCGAGATCCGGCCGCTGAGCACCGAAGAGACGATGACCCAGGCCGGGATCGGCGTCGACCAGACCCGGGGCGTGCAGGCCAAGACGACGACCACGGTGGCGTTCGACTTCGGCCGGATCAGCCTCGACGAGCAGATGGTGCTCTACCTGTTCGGCGCCCCCGGGCAGGAACGGTTCTGGTTCCTCTGGGACAGCCTCTTCGCCGGCACCCTCGGCGCCGTCGTCCTGGTGGACGCCCGGCGGCTGGCCGACTCCTGGTACGCGATCGACCGGCTCGAACACCACGGGACGCCGTTCATCGTGGCACGCAACAACTTCGGCCCGCCGAAGCACAGCCTCGACGACGTCCGCGCCGCGCTCGACCTGGCCGACGAGGTGCCGCTCGTCGACTGCGACGCCCGCGACCGGGACTCGTCCAAGCAGGTGCTGATCTCGCTCGTCGACCACCTCTACACCCTGTCCAAAGTCCGGGAGGGCGCATCGTGA
- a CDS encoding cytochrome P450: MTSAGHAPDLLSPEFAADPYTAYDVMLEHSPVIWHEGMQSYVISRYEDVSRAFKDGAFTTENYGWQLEPVHGRTILQMSGREHSIRRALVAPAFRGNELEQKFRPVIERNSAQLIDVFRGRGTADIVADYARHFPINVIVDMLGLDQSDHARFQRWYSAIIAFLGNLSQDEAVTAAGLETHDELAAYMIPVIRDRRENPGDDLLSALCATEVDGTTMSDEDIKAFVSLLLAAGGETTDKAIASLFRNLLEHPEQLDAVRADRGLIPKAFAETLRHTPPVHMIMRQPAEDVEICGETIPAGSTVTCLIGAANRDPRRFANPGAFDIFRTDLPTETAFSAAASHLSFALGRHFCVGALLAKTEIEVGVGQLLDAMPDVRLAEGTIPGEQGVFTRGPASLPVTFTPA; this comes from the coding sequence GTGACTTCAGCAGGGCACGCGCCGGACCTACTGTCTCCGGAGTTCGCCGCCGATCCGTACACCGCCTACGACGTCATGCTCGAGCATTCGCCGGTGATCTGGCACGAAGGAATGCAGAGCTACGTCATTTCGCGCTACGAGGACGTGTCGCGCGCCTTCAAGGACGGCGCGTTCACCACCGAGAACTACGGCTGGCAGCTGGAACCCGTGCACGGCCGGACGATCCTGCAGATGAGCGGCCGGGAGCACTCGATCCGCCGGGCCCTGGTGGCGCCGGCGTTCCGCGGCAACGAGCTGGAGCAGAAGTTCCGCCCGGTGATCGAACGCAATTCCGCGCAGCTCATCGACGTCTTCCGCGGCCGCGGAACGGCTGACATCGTCGCGGACTACGCCCGCCACTTCCCGATCAACGTCATCGTCGACATGCTGGGCCTCGACCAGAGCGACCACGCCCGGTTCCAGCGCTGGTACAGCGCGATCATCGCCTTCCTCGGCAACCTCAGCCAGGACGAGGCCGTCACCGCGGCCGGCCTGGAAACCCACGACGAGCTCGCCGCGTACATGATCCCGGTCATCCGGGACCGCCGCGAAAACCCCGGCGACGACCTGCTTTCGGCGCTGTGCGCCACCGAAGTCGACGGCACCACGATGAGCGACGAGGACATCAAGGCCTTCGTCAGCCTGCTGCTGGCCGCCGGGGGCGAGACCACCGACAAGGCGATCGCCAGCCTGTTCCGGAACCTCCTCGAGCACCCCGAGCAGCTCGACGCCGTGCGTGCGGACCGCGGCCTGATCCCGAAGGCGTTCGCCGAAACCCTGCGCCACACCCCGCCGGTGCACATGATCATGCGGCAGCCGGCGGAGGACGTCGAGATCTGCGGCGAGACGATTCCCGCCGGCAGCACGGTGACCTGCCTGATCGGCGCCGCGAACCGCGATCCGCGCCGGTTCGCGAACCCCGGCGCGTTCGACATCTTCCGCACCGATCTCCCGACCGAGACAGCGTTTTCCGCTGCGGCGAGCCACCTGTCCTTCGCCTTGGGCCGGCATTTCTGCGTCGGCGCGCTGCTGGCGAAGACCGAGATCGAGGTGGGCGTCGGCCAGCTGCTCGACGCCATGCCGGACGTGCGGCTCGCCGAGGGAACGATCCCGGGCGAACAGGGCGTGTTCACCCGGGGCCCGGCGTCGCTGCCGGTGACGTTCACCCCGGCGTAG